CAACCTCTTTTTAGTTCACACTCACACTGGTGTTTTAGGATGCCAAACAGtttgaatgtaataataaaattagtaatattagcctaattttcattttatcaGTGCCTTGCCTTCCATAAAACTCAAGTACACCTTAACACAGCATAAAGCAACTAGTCAGCAAATTGAACAATACTTAATGCATACAAGAAATATGTATATCAATTTTATATATGTTGATGTAAATGTATGCTAATGTTTATTTGCTATTAGTGTTTTGTCAATGCACATACTCTGACAACTCAAACTCAGTTTCAAGATTTTCTCATTTTGTGCATGTTCATTACCACATGCAAACACTTTTTGTCTGCATTGTGTAAGGGTTAAAGTTGTTTGTGTGATCTTCCTTccttttttcccccctctttaTCCCTTTTACTGACCACTGGATTGTTACATTTGCTCTCTGTAGGTTTTAATAACCCCGTTATAAAGTTGAATGAAGTAATTAATTGTGGTACTTCCTGTGTGCCCCCAGCCTCTCTGTTCCCCATTGAGATCTCTGCTGTGACGAGAGACCATGAGTTTCTGGATCACGACTCTCTCAAGGCATTATGCAGGTGAGAAACCATTGCGGTTTCACTTAAATATTAATTACAGTGCTTTAAAAATATTCCATCCATAATAATGTGTTTATGACATACTTTTAATAATATGAGTCACATGTCATGAGGGGGTATCTGCCATTTTATTATCCATCTCTCATCACCCTGGCGATGGGTCGTTTGTGTCAGCAGGCCTTGCTGTATTGCTCtgtatatttcctttttattCTCAGCTTTATTCTTTCTTTTCGCATCTCAATGTGGAATAAGTGATTAAGTGACCGGTCACACCTGCAGAAGTCACATTGGAGCGAATGGCCTTTTCTAAAAGATAAGGAATAAACAAAGAGGGGGAAATTATATTTCCCAGGGTGCAACTGTTGTCACTTGGTCCTAAGGTGATagaagaagagagagatggagattGAATACCATTTGTCCCACACTGGCTAGTTACACACACTATGCTTGGCTGCTAGctactgataaaaaaatattagggTGGTTTGAATAATTAAGAgaactgaaacacacaaacacacacacacacacacacacagctgaatctGAAATACTAGAACTCTAAAGTATACGCATCGCATGTCCATAGTTATCTATATTTAAAGCTGTGAAGAAAATGCAGTTATATTTGTGTGCCCAAAATTTTGGATTCAATGCTAGTGACAATACTAAACTGATATCCTAAACTAAAAACAGCCTCAGGCGCTTGATGAAAGAAACGAGgacatttaattgattaattcaACTTccataattcaaattaatttgaatgtaaaatgtaatatatgacaACACCATCAAATGACAGCTGCAAAAACTTCTGTTAGGTGTATGAGTGTGGGAAAAGATGTTAAATTAGGTAGATAGCTTTGTCCAAAGCGGCTTGCATTCAGCAGACAAGCACACCATCAAAAATCGAATCCAATGATGCACAGagcaaaaatattttgtgaatatttgCGCTTTGCTAACCTATTGATAATGCTCTTTATTCTTATTGTCATCTtacccattattattattattattattattattattattattattattattattattattattattatttaccaagTAATTCGTTTAATATATTGATGTGCACAAAATCTCACACACTTTTGTCATCTTTCTCAAATgccacagtgaacacactctcctcttgtgtgtttgttttctagGATTAGTTTTGGTCCGTCATGCAGAAAAAGCATTATGTCCAAAAGAAATCCTGTGGCCACTCCTGCCAAACACTATGGTGTGACTAGGCCTATGCGTGTAACTACTGTGATCATTGGTGCGAATTGACTCCATCAGTCAAAATGGATAGTTCTTGCTCACATTGGCTGGTTTGGGCTATATTTCTCTGCCTCTCACAGTGTTTGTACTTCAACTCTGACGATTTTCACAGATAAATCATGAGGTGACATTCATATATGTGATGATAATGCATCTTCTTACATATACACCTAGACAGGCACATAGAGAGGGCCAAATGCTCATGAACACATCACTTACATGTATGCTTTCAAGGCCACTCACATCGACTGTAAGCAGAATGATAATCAGATAATGACATGGTGATGAATGCCTCTCTACCTCTAACAAAAGTCCTGTCATGTTGGAGCTGATCGGGCACAGATGGAGGGAGAGTGGTGTCAAGTTCAAGCTATTCTAGAAAAGATGGGCTCATAGAGCACTCTGTCAAGTGTGGTATTTATGCAGTTGACCTGGGAGCATCATCAGACCTCAGTCAACCTCAAGAAAAACACACTTACTGAATTAACTTATGGCTTCGATACATTGCTGAGAGAATAACAACAAATTAAGCTAAATAGTCCATATTTGCATCACTCTTTCACTTTGTAATTTTGTCTTTGGTTTTGTGACTTTGTGCATTTATTCCCTTGGTGTacgttttacaaaaaaaagatttttctccGATGTCGATATTTGTGAAGATTTGTATTTTCACAAATTTGAACCACTGTGCCAACCCGCCCCACTAACCAAGAATTATACAAGCAAATATCATGTGAATTAAAATCCTACGGCACTCAAATATTCTTCTCCTTGTGTCTACGTGTGTGTTTAGGAGGCTAACGACCCTGAACAAATGTGCTGCGATGAGCTTAGAGGTTCATTTCCAGtgtaaacaggtaaaaaaaaaaaacacaccatccGCTTCTAATTCAATTATGTGATCTGTGATTGCTCTTTGCTTGTCTCTTTTCATCAGTTTTGACTTCCACTAGATAGTATcttttaaacttaattttaacaATCCTTTTAAAACTCATCTATGCCCTTGggtttttactatttttagtaGAGTGAATTCTGATACACTCGGTTTGCCAATTTTCTTCTTAATACTTTCAAAAATGGAGAAATCTTTTCATTATCTAAGTGTGCGTGTTTATGTGCTACTGTCAGCAGAGTGAGGACTCGGAGGAGGATGACTCGTGTGCCCTAAGCTCCCGCTGGGCATTTCAGCGTGAGAGTAAAACTTGGTCCCGTCTCTGCACTCTCTCACCGTCCCCTGTCCCCCCTGGAAACCTGGCCTCAACCTTCCGACCCTCAGGCAGTAGTGACAGCGTGCTGAGTGACATTAGTCTCCTAGAAGTCACCTCGCTGACCTCCGACCTCAGTGCTAGCAGTTTGAGCTTAGACAGTGCACGGCAAACTACTTCTCCAGAGGTTGCAGCTTTTAGCGACATCACAGTGGGTGAGGGTGCATCGCTAGTTTGCGTCTCAACAGGCCAAGATGAAAAGGATGACACCGGATCCTCCTCATCTTTGCCGTCTGTAAGAGAGAAGCCGAAGCGTCGATCTAGATCTTTTTTAAGGAGGAAGGAATCAGTAAAGAAGCGGGATTGTGAGAGAGCGACCGTTCCTAAGAAAATTTCAAAGGCAACCCAACACCAGCCACCCTCTGGTCTGCACTGTACATCCAATTCAAGTTTGCCTGGTCAAACCACTAAAATTAAGGGCAGAATTGCCAAAGATGTGGCATGGAAGTCACATACGATATGCCGCAGTATCATTAGCCAGGAACGCACTCAAGAGCCAGTGCACAAGCCTCAAAGATCATGCCTTTACCTGGAAGACTACCAGTTACCCAATCAAGTCAACCGTCAGAGGAAAGAGGATCGTTTGGTCCACCTGCCCTTTGACCACAAGCCTGGAACTTTCCCCAAGTCTCTCTCAATAGAAAGTCTCTGTCCGCTCTCGGTTTCTCAAAGTCCTGACCATGTTGACTGGGCAGGAGATGATGGAGACCTGTCTTTGGATGGAAGTGTTACTCGCAGTGTGTCGCAAGATTTTCTCTCAGGTTTTGGGAGGAGAAGCTCAATTGGAAGCATTTACGATAATGTCCCAGAGACACCAGGCAATCCATGTGACATCTTTGACCCTGGAAAAGAGAAAGTTTTCAAGCATCTAGATGACATTCTACAGCATGTACATGGGCTACAGCAAAACATTGATGAATGGTCGCGCTCACTcggcattcaaacacaagaccaATCGAATGTGGAGACCGAATCCACAGCGGACACAACTTTGCCCAGTAGTCTGAACTATGATGAGCAATCAATGTCTGATGTTGGGACAACAGTGAGCGATTATGATAGTCCAGGAAACTCTGTCAATGAAGGAGAAGAAGGAGAAATGAGAGAGAGGAGGGACTCAGGGGTGGGGGCATCACTCACAAGACCCAGCAGGTGAGTAAAACTGATGGTTAAATTAATGTAAGAGTCATTTAGTAAATTCTAGCTTGTCCACATTTGTTATCAAGAcaaggagtttttttttcttattaaaaacataattccaCTTTATGAAATCTCATCACTGATGAAGATTACAGGACCTATTACAGAACCCTGGGGTAAGCCAAATCTGTTCACTGGAAAACCACTTTTTCTCTGAGGATTTTTATCTTACTTGCAATAAAagatatctaaacattcttaaaataagatttatttacTACTTTATAAAGCAAAATTGTGCAAGATAACTGTATATATCTATTTTTGTAATTACAGTTATCCTATtggcggttttttttttttttttttttacagtaaacctCACCAAATGTTAtgctttaaaacaagaaaaatgtgcCAGTTTGATAAGACCCATAAACATGTACATTCTGAAAATaagacataacttttttttctttttctttttttgtatgatttttagtttttaagatacattacaaaacatttatttatttattttttttaagtgcataaaaaaaaggaaaggaaagaaaagcATTGAGTACAATTCACATAAATTGCACTGAGAGGCAGAGCAGGTCCAGAACATATGGATGAGTGTCTGAATCAGATTGACACCGGTCACACTCAGTGTCATTACAGGGTTTCGTGCACCCTAAACCTGCTCTTAGAGCGACACACTGACTGGAGTCCGTATCAGAAGAGGGAAGGAGGCAGGCACATTACTATTTTAAGCAAATTTACTTTTTCTTAAAATCAGACTTTATCAAGAACATAATTACAGTTTGTGGTATCATTCACCAGAGGTATTTTGTCAGGTACATTCTATTTCAGGAAGTTTACATGCGTCTCTTACATCCAAGAGAGTGAATGTGCCTGCCTTTATATCCATCGGTccatgattttgttgttgtttttcctcaCTCTTCCCTTTCTTCCACCCATTTCTCTATCCTCAGAAAGTTGCGCTGGCACAGTTTCCAGAACTCTCATCGTCCGAGCTTGACCTCAGCATCATTAGAAATCAACAGGCAGTCAGCTGCCCAACTCAACCTGCTGCAGAAATTCAGCCTTTTACGACTGACCGCCATCCTGGAGAAACACACAGACACCGGCAAACACGGCTGGAATTGGTGAGAAAGCACATTGTCACACACTTTCTAAAAAACCCACAAGATGGTACCTCAAGGCATGTTCCTCTCCCCAAAAATGCAGATGCATTGGACACATTCTCTGACTCAAAAGGTCAGTTGTGGCATTAATGCTCTATGTCTGACACAGGAAATCTCATTTCTGCCAAAGGTGTTTTTTAATGACACAGTCAGTTGAGTAAAATCAGCTCTGACAGATGTGGTAAATGACAGCATCTTTCAGTCTCCCTCTATCTGTTCCACTGCTGGCTTTTTATTGCTTATGAAAATTTAATTCCATCCACCTCTGCCAACAGATCTAAAATTACAGTTCTGTTTATGTGCACACATGCagatatacatgcacacacacactctccgtTCTCCAGACATTTTCTATTTGGCATTGTAGAAACGGAGTGTAAATAACTTTTGCATTTGTCCATTTGAAACTTCAGCTGCCGAAAACGACTTCTGATGATGAGAAGCTTATAGGTCTATCAGACACTGTCATGGCTCGCAGATCTAAAGATGATTCATTTCATTCTGCACCAGTGACTGAGGAGGCATCATCTTTCCTCTTTCGTCCACACCCCACCTTTAAAGTCCAGCGTCCGTGTCACAGACCGCAAACAGATCCAATTTTCACAGGGTTTATACATACATACTGCAATTCCATTTGCTCTTGCTCACTCACTACAGCCTGCTGCGGTGATTTTGAATTTATCTTGCAATGATATGACCTTGCAGGATTTTTTCTGGGCatccatatattggattcttgtTCTGTGTGCTTTTTAAACCTCCTTTCCTCATTTATACATGAATATATTACATAGCCATATATTTGTCTATGTAAACATAAAACTTAGTCAGTAAATAATTACATCAATAATTGGATGCTTCCAAAGTTTTGTGCTGGAGATTGAAATCAAATATAATGAATCCTTTATTTCTCTGTCATTGGTCAGGGTGGTCCCAAAATTTATGAAGCGCTCCAAAGTTCCAGATTACAAAGATAAACATGTGTTCGGAGTTCCGCCAAGCGTAAACGTCCAGCGGACTGGTCAGCCTCTGCCTCAGAGCATCCAGGAGGCCATGAGATACCTACGCAGCCAGTGTCTAGAAAAGGTGTGTATGGAAGCAAAGGCACTCACACAGTCACATAAACACACTCCCCCCAAACTTCTGCGTCTTATCTCCAATTCTTCTCTGCAGGTGGGAATATTCCGGAAATCAGGGGTTAAATCCCGAATCCAGGCCCTCAGGCAGCTCAATGAGAATTCCCCCGATCATGTGACCTACCAGGGCCAATCAGCCTATGATGTGGCTGACCTGATTAAACAGTACTTTAGGGATCTGCCTGAACCCGTGCTCACCTCCAAACTTACAGACACCTTTCTGCATGCGTACCAGTGtaagtgacacacacacagcctcacattttttttaaatgcttgcaagttaatttttttatgagcCAAACTCATCATTGCTTCAATCAGCTCTACAGCTCACTCcccggtgtgtatgtgtgtgtgtagtcgtTCCAGCGGAGCAGCGTTTACAGGCCGTGCAAGCAGCTGTGATTCTGCTGCCAGATGAGAACAGAGAGGTTCTACAGACGTTGCTCTATTTCCTCAGCGACATTGCATCTGCACAGGAAAACCAAATGACTGCGGAGAATCTGGCAGTCTGTCTCGCACCCTCCATACTGCACCTGAATGCCTCCAAGAAAGATGGCGCTTCACCAAGGTGTGTGAGAGTCAGCTTTTGTCTTCATTGCGGGACCAGCCAAGGTCCCTACGAGAAAAGTGAACTAACATAATAAAGTCAATGGAAAAGCCTGGATGTAACTGAATGGAATAAGAAATGACTTGCTCAATTTTCCAAAACAACTAATAGTCTATTGTGAGCATCCTGATCCTTCATGGAATGAAAATCATCTGTCGTCTTGTCAGTTTTTCTCTACTTTGGTCACTGTTTATGTTGGGTTTTGTTACAGGCTTATTAGCAGGAAGGGAGGAGTCAAGCCAGACCACAAGGACCTGACTGAGAACATGGCTGCCACACACTGTCTTAGTCACATGATCACTGAATGCAAGAAACTATTCCAGGTAACCACTTTTAAATTGTTGATGTTTGAGTTCTGATTTTATGTCATTTAGCATGTCTTGTCCGCATTAGCAGTGGCAGGATTCATCTGTGGAATAGGGAGCAGCTCATTTTTGCGCTGATCAGCTTTCTGTCACACTTTCTTTCTGCAGATCCCGCATGAAATGATGCTTCAGTCTAGGAATTCTTATGTGGCTGCTGACGCTCAGCCGCTGCCTCTGCATGGGCTTGGGGTGAATGCCCTCGGCGAGCCCGTGGATTACCGGGTATACCTAGAAGACAACATTCAGGGTCTTCTCAGAGAGGCGTCTGAGCGCAGTAAAGGCTGGCACCATGCCCACGGCCCCGACAACACTGAGCTGACTTATAAAAAGGTGGAGATTCTCACAGAAGCACTACTGCACTTTAGATGCAGTTTAGCTTTACgcctcacgcacacacacatagtgaACTTTGACATACATCTGAGTGAAACGCATTGGAAGAAAAATGTAGGATAGGGACTTGTTTCTTTCTATTGGTTGTTGTTTGAAAGGAGGCATTGCAATTTAACCAGACTAAATTAGAGATTAATAAAAGgtcaaaacaaaaataagattGAACATGCATAGAAGATTCTTGCAGAATAAGATCAATAAcattgtgtttaaaaatatattttcatttcatgccaactttaaaaTCATCGTAAACTTTGGAATGCTCATTTAAAACATGGGCATACTTTAGAGGGAAACAGTGCAACACGTTTGCAGCAGTGAATCACAGtggattttaataataattatatatttatttatttatttatttataaaaagggttaagaaagcttttttttttgtatgttgcaTTTATGCATAAATACATCCCTGCAGCTGTTTGGGGAGTCAATATTGTGGCAGCTTTTGGACTGTGAAGAAAAAAGGAACACTCTCAGCCACTCTGAAAGAGGAATAGAAAGATATGAAGCTAGGATGGACATGAGCACATTTCCAAGTCACTAAATATCCATCAGAGTGTGGTTAAATCAATTTAGACATTATTAAGAAATGGAAAGGAGCATGGCATAGCTGTAAATCTTCCTACAGCAGGCTGTCCTCAACAAAGTGACTATGCATAAAGGTTACAGGTTTCAGTGACTGGGCCTGGAGAGACTGGATGAAACCGTTTTGAGTGTCCTTCATCAGTTACAGCTTCAGAGTGGCCCTGGAAAAGGAGAAAGTCACTGCTAAAATGTCATGTGACCTGGGCAGGGCTCAGGGTTATGTTTGGAACCCGTATCTATACTACTTCCTTATCTAAAACATTATTATGGAGagaaacaaaatacacaaaaaatgtaatatgctTTCAGGTTCGTATACTGCATACAATTAATATGCAACTTGTCCAACCTTATTAAAAATGTAGATGTTATATTAAATAGTCACTATAATACAATAAGCAGGATGTGATCTCTCAGTTGAGATCctaaccctgaaaaaaaaagagatgtattATTCTGAATTTTATGAATTTTCCAAAGCTTTATGGGGTTTTCAAGACTGTACGAATGTTTTGATGACATTTCTGCTCCATTTTGTGTGATAGTAGTGAGACGGGACAAAGCCCCTGTAAGATATTAGGGGATTCTACAGTCTTTGGATGGGAGAGAGCGTAAAAAACTCTTCAGATTAATAAGCAGaacatttataatacaaaatCATCCTCTGTAAAGAAACAATGTGTGAACGTGAGAATTTATCATTATCTTTCTAAATGAGCGCTCTTTTGGACTTGCTTGGGCCCCCCAAAACTCTAAACACGCCTCTGGGTTCAGAAACCACTTAATGGGTTTTGGCTGTTCTTCTAGACATTCAGAATTTATCTGGGATATCTGGTTCATTAATAAAACACATCCGTATGGGAGGTGCTGTTAATATGCTTTAAGTGTTCGCTCTGAATGTTATTTACAGTTCTGTTATACAGTTTTAGGGCAGATTAAAGCAACAATTTTGCAGGACCACTTTGCAGAATAAAACTTTGCAGAACagcaaaagcaaataaaatgttaataccaTTATACTACATAATACATGACAACActttaaagatatatatttttttaatcttcttgCTGATGCCAATCCATTGTGATAGTGTTCATGATCTCTCGAGAAAGATTCCCAGTCCTGCCCACTGATTCATAACAACTTATGTCAACATAAAAAGAAAAGAGGTTTATATGTgtgaaatgtattgatttatcaAATTTCAGTCATGCTAGACATTTTCAGTAGAGACACAAACAACTTCACTGAGGATTGTTTATCGTTTTTAGAAACATGTAaagaattaatttataaaatatatcattttaattccATCCGTTTATTTTGTAAAGCATTGAAAATTGATTTGAATTTTGAGTCGTATTGTTAgaattgttttttcttgtttttctcctGTTTGTCAGACCAGGACAGTTACTATCAGTCATGGAGCCTAATGCATGCCTGCCCACAGTAGACAGATGTACTCTACTTGTCTCTTGTCACTTACACTCAGGGGAAGGAGATTTAATGCTTGTGGCAGTAGCAGTCTACTGTCTCTCCTTAGATTTAACCTGAAAATATCAGACGCTCAAGCACCATGAGAACTGTTGGCACAAACCGGGGCTTAAACCATCTGCCATGAGCTCACCTGCTGAAATGGTCTCTCTTAGATTCAGTCTCTGGATCAGTCCAAAGAGTTCATTGTGGTGGTCCGCTGTGAGACATGCACAGATATGCTCTTCTGATCAGCTCATAGTTTTCTAGTGTTTCCAAAAACTACAGAACCACTTCCAGAACTTTCAAAGTCATCTGCATTATCGTGTGCTATAATTCATTATTGTAGTTTTGGCATGACCCTTAACATCTAATGCGATTTTGTGTGCAGGTAGGAGACGGGCACCCGATGCGTTTATGGCGCGTTTCGGTGGAGATCGAGGCTCCGCCAGCTGTGGTGCTGCAGCGTGTTCTGCGAGAGCGCCACCTGTGGGATGAAGACCTTCTTCACAGTCGAGTCATTGAGACTCTGGAAAACAACACAGAGGTTTTCCATTACATCACAGACAGCATGGCTCCACATCCTCGCAGAAACTTCATAGTGCTCAGGTATATAGCTggaaaaaaactacaatttttttttagttgtgatCAGTTTGCTTTTTATTGTTCTTCGTCCATAACTAACAACTGAGCCATAGCAGAAAAATCTTGAAAAAGTACATGTTTTCGGATTCAAATTGatataaataaaccacaaattAATTTTGTGATTTCAGAACGGTGTTTCCTTCCGTTAAAGTTATTGCgatggatttttattatttttgtgattttgtgttaatatatttttaatataatatttgtttcaaagtTTGTTTTGTTACTTTAGTAATTTATTCATTGAAACCTTTTTAGTCATTTTGAGGCCcccttgaaagtttttttttttaccaattctTGAAGCATTCACTGAATGAAAAGCGTGTTCTGGGCCATATCCCAGGAGGCACGGATTTGGACTGTGCCACTGTGTGAGAGCGATTGAATCAGCAGTTTCAATTTTGTTATCACTCCAGCCAGGACTGAAGAGAGTACCGGCAGTTATGAGAGCTGTCAGTTCACTAGAATCGCTCCCAGGACATGCAGTGTTTGCTTTTTGACTGGTTATAGTGAGGTAAACAACACACAGCAGTGTTGTGTCACCATTCGTTTCTCAAGTCTGTGGAAACACGCAGCTTCAGTTCGCATGGCCGACAATCCAGAACATTATCTATTCTGGTGGAGAAAAGGGGAACTAGTGGGCCCTGGCCTCCAGGTTGTGACCCACTGATCTAAATGTAGCATTTTGTGTTGCAGACGTTGGTGTAGTGATCTTCCAAAAGGAGTGTGTGTTCTTGTGTCTTCCTCTGTGGATCATGATAACGTCCAGCTGGAGGGAGGACTACGGGCTGTGCTCTTGACATCACGCATCTTTATTGAGCCATGTGGAATGGGGCGGTCTCGGCTCACACACTATTGCAGAGCTGACCTACGGTAACACACTTTACAGATGGCTCACTACATCACTCATTTAAAAGGTCCGTTATTAATTTGAATCTTACATGTTTGTATCCCACAGGGGGCGCTCTCCTGATTGGTATAATAAAGTGTTCGGCCATCTGTGCGCAATGGAGGTTGCCAAAATACGCAGTTCTTTCCCTGTTCTGAGAGCACAAGGACCGGAGACCAAACTCTGAACCCAACGGGGTTAAATCTTAAGACTGTCGTGTATGAGAAAGAATGAGAACTGTGAGAGCACTGCTGTGAATCCAGGGTGACCGTGGAAGTCAGAAGATGGAAAAGTAAGATTAGTAGAGAAGGTTTTAAACCGCTTGGTTAACGGGTTTGGGAATTAATGAGAAAGAAGACAGTACTGTGTAGAGAAGTAGTTGGACTAtgcaaaaagacaaacaaaaaaaaaacccctgtTGTGGGTTTTAAAAGCCATGGATGATTAATGTGAAAAAGCTTAAGCTCACAATCATACTGTTGACGCTGCGTCTAATcttttatgtgtgttttgtttgtgtgagtgttcATATCTGTTTGTGTTAAGCAGCGTGTCTGTTTCTTTGCCTTAAATTCTTTCTCATAATCCGGTGTGGTTTGTCAGACACCTCATTCATTCTCAGGGTAGATGTAAACGAGTTTTGCTTTTTTACTTGCACAGAAATGCAGAACTTGCAAAGAAAACCTGTCAATCACCAAACATATATAACGTCATAAGACACATGGGGGTGGTGGGGGGGTTTGATATGAGCTCCCTGTGTACTTTGCATTCTGTCTATCATCAGTCCAACTCAACAGACATCATAGAGACTCCAGACATATTCTCTGTTCTACAGTTCATGATAATCTAATGCAGGCCAAACTGAATCAGTCTGACAATTTTCTACATCAGTTATATTTGTGACCTCAATCCCTATTCTTCCTTTTTCCACTagcaccttttttatttatttgtgtcagCCATTTACATGTGGCAAACTTCATTTGTGAAGTTTTAATAAGGTCTGCATGGAATCCATGGGAATGATATTCAAGAGACTTCAATACagctttactttttttacttttatatttctatctcctctaaagctaagGTCGTTTTTGTGATGCGATTAGatgattatttttcttattgCCATTCGTAATTGTCTTAACTGCCTCTGAGCAACTAAAAAGACActtgtgtgtttgtcttttgTCTTCTGTTGTCATTAAATCTGTGCTGTTTCACCAGGGCATTatgtaatatcagtattttatttatttaaaagtataagTGCATGtatgtggtatttttatttttttttatgttctgccTAATAGTGAAATGGTGAGTGCCACAATGTGGTTATATGTGCTTTATGTGATGTACAGACCTCTGGTCCATTTTGAATGATAATTCAGTGTTAAACACAGGTGTCATTTTCTAATAATGTTGATTTTATTCCTACATTTTCAATCATATTCTCTTGTGTATCATGCCAACTTATCGGTGCAATTCGAATAAAGgagcttttccaaaaaaaataaaaaaa
The sequence above is drawn from the Carassius auratus strain Wakin chromosome 5, ASM336829v1, whole genome shotgun sequence genome and encodes:
- the LOC113076246 gene encoding stAR-related lipid transfer protein 13-like isoform X5 yields the protein MERSSLQHRKGHELEAKEACDWLRAAGFPQYAQLYEASLFPIEISAVTRDHEFLDHDSLKALCRRLTTLNKCAAMSLEVHFQCKQQSEDSEEDDSCALSSRWAFQRESKTWSRLCTLSPSPVPPGNLASTFRPSGSSDSVLSDISLLEVTSLTSDLSASSLSLDSARQTTSPEVAAFSDITVGEGASLVCVSTGQDEKDDTGSSSSLPSVREKPKRRSRSFLRRKESVKKRDCERATVPKKISKATQHQPPSGLHCTSNSSLPGQTTKIKGRIAKDVAWKSHTICRSIISQERTQEPVHKPQRSCLYLEDYQLPNQVNRQRKEDRLVHLPFDHKPGTFPKSLSIESLCPLSVSQSPDHVDWAGDDGDLSLDGSVTRSVSQDFLSGFGRRSSIGSIYDNVPETPGNPCDIFDPGKEKVFKHLDDILQHVHGLQQNIDEWSRSLGIQTQDQSNVETESTADTTLPSSLNYDEQSMSDVGTTVSDYDSPGNSVNEGEEGEMRERRDSGVGASLTRPSRKLRWHSFQNSHRPSLTSASLEINRQSAAQLNLLQKFSLLRLTAILEKHTDTGKHGWNWVVPKFMKRSKVPDYKDKHVFGVPPSVNVQRTGQPLPQSIQEAMRYLRSQCLEKVGIFRKSGVKSRIQALRQLNENSPDHVTYQGQSAYDVADLIKQYFRDLPEPVLTSKLTDTFLHAYQFVPAEQRLQAVQAAVILLPDENREVLQTLLYFLSDIASAQENQMTAENLAVCLAPSILHLNASKKDGASPRLISRKGGVKPDHKDLTENMAATHCLSHMITECKKLFQIPHEMMLQSRNSYVAADAQPLPLHGLGVNALGEPVDYRVYLEDNIQGLLREASERSKGWHHAHGPDNTELTYKKVGDGHPMRLWRVSVEIEAPPAVVLQRVLRERHLWDEDLLHSRVIETLENNTEVFHYITDSMAPHPRRNFIVLRRWCSDLPKGVCVLVSSSVDHDNVQLEGGLRAVLLTSRIFIEPCGMGRSRLTHYCRADLRGRSPDWYNKVFGHLCAMEVAKIRSSFPVLRAQGPETKL